A section of the Marispirochaeta aestuarii genome encodes:
- a CDS encoding antitoxin has protein sequence MANLQVKDIDEKLYDTLRRLASNDRRSISQEVVYILQKYLSKPHSFERNPTDEFLKLSGSWEDDRSEDEIVSEIYSNRRNSTRFGSDDELFD, from the coding sequence ATGGCTAATCTTCAAGTGAAAGACATAGACGAAAAACTATATGATACACTTAGACGTCTGGCATCAAATGATAGGCGATCTATAAGCCAGGAAGTCGTGTATATTTTGCAGAAATATCTATCTAAACCCCATAGCTTTGAAAGAAATCCAACCGATGAATTTCTTAAATTATCTGGTAGTTGGGAAGATGATCGGTCAGAAGATGAAATAGTTTCAGAGATATATTCCAACAGACGTAATTCTACTCGTTTTGGAAGCGATGATGAGTTATTTGATTGA